The Bacillota bacterium sequence GTAAAAGGCCCGGGTTTATTGAGTCAACTCAAGTGCATGCATAAGCGCCAAGACATAAACCGCCCCCGGGGGATCACTGTTGCCAGAAAAAGGGATCTTCCCCGGCGGAGCCGTGCCCCTCGCGGGGGAAATAATGGCGAGCGAGGAAAGCAAGGTAAGCGGTATTATATATAATGGCGCGGCGGAAGCTCCATCGAAAGGAGGCACCTTGATGAAGGTCCTTGATTACACGATGGTTGTTTGGAAAGAGACGGAAGGTTATGTCTCGAAGTGCCCTGAGTTGGGAGTTGCGAGTGCCGGCGACACCATCTCCGAGGCGGTGGAAAATTTGAAAGAGGCTGTGGAGCTGTATCTTGAAAATGCTAAAATACTTGGGTTAGTGGAAGATATTGAGGAAAGTCTTACCACTAAAGAAAAGTTTATTTCTCGCGCAGAGGTTACGCTATAATGGCCAAACTTCCCATCCTGTCATCAAAAGATATTGTCATGAAAAAGGCGTTAATCACAGGTATTACCGGGCAGGATGGCTCATACCTTGCCGAGCTGCTATTGGAGAAGGGGTATGAAGTTCACGGCATAATAAGAAGATCTTCCTCCTTTAATACCGACAGAATTGAGCACTTATACCAAGACCCGCATAAGCCCGGGACAAGACTTTTTCTTCATTACGGCGACCTGTCGGACGGCACAGGACTTCGCCGTATAATTGAAAAGGTCCAACCCGATGAGGTTTACAACCTGGGCGCTCAGTCCCACGTAAAGGTATCCTTTGACCAGCCTGAGTATACCGCGGATGTGGTTGCGCTTGGGACCCTGCGCCTCCTTGAAGCGACCCGAGATTATAGGGACCGGACCAAGCACGATGTGAGGTTCTATCAGGCCTGCTCTTCTGAAATGTTCGGGAAGGTTGTGGAAATTCCGCGTGGAGACAATGATTAAGAAGGCACGGGCCGGCGATCCATTGCGGGTGATCGATGATATCCGAATGTCTCCGACCTATACCCGGGACGCCGCCGATCTCATCCGGACCGTCATTGCCGAACAACGTCCTTATGGTGTCTATCACGTCACCAATACGGGGCAATGTTCCTGGTACGAATTCGCCGCCGCTATTTTCCGCCTGATGGGACTAAAAGTGGACCTTTCTCCCATAAGCAGTACAGAATTTGCCCAGAAGGCAAAGCGCCCGTCCAAT is a genomic window containing:
- a CDS encoding sugar nucleotide-binding protein; the encoded protein is MIKKARAGDPLRVIDDIRMSPTYTRDAADLIRTVIAEQRPYGVYHVTNTGQCSWYEFAAAIFRLMGLKVDLSPISSTEFAQKAKRPSNSALMSSKLNGLSVRPWEEALGAYLKEKGHLS